The following coding sequences are from one Rathayibacter sp. VKM Ac-2760 window:
- a CDS encoding HNH endonuclease signature motif containing protein, producing MLKDEDAAALAEVRDCFDDSAADERSTSPTRLRAAERLHRGYRLALTIPEAFDRGTSRSETRDLVERSIRAELAVAYSQSEREVSRRLETAQMLMEHLPLTRALLRDGRILWEVGEAICRTASSLPEASRTALDERAAEAAVTMTTAQLRRALNRWREELHEQPLAERHAHAREDRAVWVTPDVDGMATLCLHAPAPAVTGAYDRLRRIARTLRDEGDPRTLQQLSADAAVDLLCDGDIAGTTPDAEHREDPTFVPGLRAEVRLTLAASTAVGLDDAPADLDGYGPVPAEIARELIRTAASFTRVLTDPDTGAVVSVGRTWRVPPPQMRLHLQLRDQTCRFPGCTRSASTSEADHTIEWRNGGETSLENLVSLCTSHHHVRHGDQWSYGRDDEDGSITWTTPTGRRISTRPPPLPGRPRFVDVPAPF from the coding sequence ATGTTAAAAGATGAGGATGCGGCAGCACTCGCAGAGGTGCGCGACTGCTTCGACGACTCCGCCGCCGACGAGCGCTCCACCTCCCCCACGCGCCTCCGAGCGGCGGAACGCCTGCACCGCGGCTACCGGCTCGCGCTGACCATCCCCGAGGCTTTCGACCGCGGCACTTCACGCAGCGAGACCCGCGACCTCGTCGAGCGCTCCATCCGCGCCGAGCTCGCGGTGGCGTACAGCCAGTCCGAGCGGGAGGTGTCCCGCCGCCTCGAGACCGCGCAGATGCTGATGGAGCACCTCCCCCTCACCCGCGCTCTGCTGCGCGACGGCCGGATCCTCTGGGAGGTCGGCGAGGCGATCTGCCGCACCGCGAGCAGCCTCCCCGAAGCCTCCCGCACGGCACTCGACGAGCGCGCGGCCGAAGCCGCCGTCACGATGACCACTGCGCAGTTGCGTCGCGCCCTGAACCGCTGGCGGGAGGAGCTGCACGAGCAGCCGCTCGCCGAACGGCACGCGCACGCACGAGAGGACCGCGCCGTCTGGGTCACCCCCGACGTCGACGGGATGGCGACGCTGTGCCTGCACGCTCCGGCACCGGCAGTGACGGGCGCTTACGACCGGCTCCGGCGCATCGCCCGGACCCTCCGCGACGAGGGCGATCCGCGCACCCTTCAACAGCTGAGCGCGGATGCGGCGGTCGATCTCCTCTGCGACGGCGACATCGCCGGCACGACTCCGGACGCCGAGCACCGCGAGGACCCGACCTTCGTCCCCGGCCTCCGCGCCGAGGTGCGGCTGACGCTCGCGGCGTCCACCGCCGTGGGCCTCGATGACGCACCCGCCGATCTCGACGGCTATGGGCCCGTGCCCGCGGAGATCGCCCGCGAGCTGATCCGCACCGCCGCGTCATTCACGCGGGTTCTCACCGACCCGGACACCGGGGCGGTCGTCTCCGTCGGAAGGACCTGGCGCGTGCCCCCGCCGCAGATGCGCCTGCACCTCCAGCTGCGGGACCAGACCTGCCGCTTCCCCGGTTGCACCCGCAGCGCGTCGACCAGCGAGGCGGACCACACGATCGAGTGGCGCAACGGCGGCGAGACCTCGCTCGAGAACCTCGTGTCGCTCTGCACCTCGCACCACCACGTCCGACACGGCGATCAATGGAGCTATGGCAGGGACGACGAGGACGGGTCCATCACCTGGACGACCCCGACCGGACGGCGGATCAGCACCCGGCCACCGCCGCTGCCCGGGCGACCGCGGTTCGTCGACGTGCCGGCGCCGTTCTGA